The proteins below come from a single Impatiens glandulifera unplaced genomic scaffold, dImpGla2.1, whole genome shotgun sequence genomic window:
- the LOC124917519 gene encoding uncharacterized protein LOC124917519 — protein sequence MFSANVANINANLSSVPILNGFNFKDWKENIQIVLGCMYIDLAIQTKEPTTPTVISCPEEKAKFEKWERSNRTSLMIIKRAIPNVFNGAVSEDTTNAKDYLAEIKKRFGKIDKTGTSTILKSLISMKYKGNGNIREYIIEMSNLASKHKALKLDLHEGLLVHLILISLPVQFNHFKVSFNCQKET from the coding sequence atgttttcagcTAATGTTGCAAATATTAATGCCAACCTAAGTTCAGTCCCAATCCTTAATGGCTTTAACTTTAAGGATTGGAAGGAGAACATTCAGATAGTTCTTGGTTGCATGTACATAGACCTTGCGATACAGACAAAGGAACCCACTACTCCTACGGTTATTAGCTGTCCTGAAGAGAAGGCTAAATTTGAGAAATGGGAACGCTCTAACCGCACGAGTCTTATGATCATAAAGCGTGCAATTCCAAACGTGTTCAATGGTGCTGTGTCTGAAGACACCACCAATGCTAAAGATTACCTTGCAGAAATTAAAAAGCGCTTTGGTAAAATCGATAAGACTGGAACAAGCACTATTCTTAAGAGCTTGATTTCAATGAAGTATAAGGGCAATGGTAATATAAGGGAGTACATCATAGAGATGTCTAATCTTGCATCAAAACATAAGGCACTAAAGCTTGATTTGCATGAGGGTTTACTTGTGCATCTCATTCTTATTTCTCTTCCAGTTCAATTCAACCACTTTAAAGTCAGTTTTAACTGTCAGAAAGAAACGTAG